One genomic window of Magnolia sinica isolate HGM2019 chromosome 3, MsV1, whole genome shotgun sequence includes the following:
- the LOC131240644 gene encoding protein LOW PSII ACCUMULATION 1, chloroplastic isoform X1 — MACAVVHLSSLLQNPNFHPKTHLPIFPKSLGCQKRRIPSIHGTHLIHFKTLARNPSFNISCSAANKPSPSTEFSFHHLLFSSAAKIRSEVLSPFRSVRMFFYLAFIASGALGGLIATTRLVAALANSSRADLAPEILMGLGIDIGAVLFFAFLYSRERNAKNAQLARLSREEGLSNLKLRLDEKKVISVSALRGLARLVILSGPASFIEESFRLSKPFTESLLERGVLVVPFATDGGIPSFDFEESEEETAVLEKKKRLWQLRPVYTSEWANRWLDEQKGMANVSPEAPVYLSLRMDGRVRGSGVGYPPWNAFSVQLPPVKGLWSGILDGMDGRVL; from the exons ATGGCTTGTGCTGTAGTGCACCTTTCCTCCCTCCTgcaaaaccctaatttccatcCCAAAACCCACCTCCCTATCTTTCCCAAATCTCTCGGCTGCCAAAAGAGAAGAATTCCttccatccatgggacccacctcatccACTTCAAAACTCTAGCCAGAAACCCTTCCTTCAACATCAGCTGCTCTGCTGCGAATAAGCCCTCCCCGTCCACTGAATTCAG CTTCCATCATCTGCTCTTCAGTTCTGCAGCCAAGATACGAAGTGAAGTTCTTTCTCCCTTCCGCTCTGTTAGAATGTTCTTTTATCTGGCTTTCATTGCAAGTGGTGCCTTGGGAGGACTAATTGCCACCACACGGTTGGTTGCTGCTCTTGCAAATTCATCAAGAGCAGATTTGGCCCCTGAGATCCTGATGGGTCTTGGCATAGACATAGGAGCAGTCTTGTTTTTTGCATTTCTTTATTCGAGGGAGCGCAATGCTAAGAATGCACAACTAGCTAGGCTCTCAAGGGAGGAAGGCCTCTCAAATCTGAAACTACGTCTGGATGAAAAGAAGGTCATTTCTGTCAGTGCTCTGAGAGGACTTGCACGCCTTGTCATCCTTTCTGGCCCCGCCTCCTTCATTGAGGAGTCCTTTAGACTGAGTAAACCTTTCACTGAAAGCCTTCTTGAACGAGGGGTACTGGTGGTGCCTTTTGCTACCGATGGGGGCATACCCAGCTTTGATTTTGAAGAGAGTGAGGAGGAGACTGCTGTGcttgagaaaaagaaaaggctTTGGCAGCTGCGCCCTGTATACACCTCTGAATGGGCCAA CAGGTGGTTAGACGAACAAAAGGGAATGGCTAATGTCTCACCCGAGGCTCCAGT GTATCTCTCGCTACGTATGGATGGTCGTGTTCGTGGAAGTGGAGTTGGCTACCCTCCTTGGAATGCCTTCTCTGTGCAATTACCACCAGTAAAAGGCCTCTGGTCAGGTATTcttgatggcatggatggaagAGTCCTCTAG
- the LOC131240644 gene encoding protein LOW PSII ACCUMULATION 1, chloroplastic isoform X3, with the protein MACAVVHLSSLLQNPNFHPKTHLPIFPKSLGCQKRRIPSIHGTHLIHFKTLARNPSFNISCSAANKPSPSTEFSSAAKIRSEVLSPFRSVRMFFYLAFIASGALGGLIATTRLVAALANSSRADLAPEILMGLGIDIGAVLFFAFLYSRERNAKNAQLARLSREEGLSNLKLRLDEKKVISVSALRGLARLVILSGPASFIEESFRLSKPFTESLLERGVLVVPFATDGGIPSFDFEESEEETAVLEKKKRLWQLRPVYTSEWANRWLDEQKGMANVSPEAPVYLSLRMDGRVRGSGVGYPPWNAFSVQLPPVKGLWSGILDGMDGRVL; encoded by the exons ATGGCTTGTGCTGTAGTGCACCTTTCCTCCCTCCTgcaaaaccctaatttccatcCCAAAACCCACCTCCCTATCTTTCCCAAATCTCTCGGCTGCCAAAAGAGAAGAATTCCttccatccatgggacccacctcatccACTTCAAAACTCTAGCCAGAAACCCTTCCTTCAACATCAGCTGCTCTGCTGCGAATAAGCCCTCCCCGTCCACTGAATTCAG TTCTGCAGCCAAGATACGAAGTGAAGTTCTTTCTCCCTTCCGCTCTGTTAGAATGTTCTTTTATCTGGCTTTCATTGCAAGTGGTGCCTTGGGAGGACTAATTGCCACCACACGGTTGGTTGCTGCTCTTGCAAATTCATCAAGAGCAGATTTGGCCCCTGAGATCCTGATGGGTCTTGGCATAGACATAGGAGCAGTCTTGTTTTTTGCATTTCTTTATTCGAGGGAGCGCAATGCTAAGAATGCACAACTAGCTAGGCTCTCAAGGGAGGAAGGCCTCTCAAATCTGAAACTACGTCTGGATGAAAAGAAGGTCATTTCTGTCAGTGCTCTGAGAGGACTTGCACGCCTTGTCATCCTTTCTGGCCCCGCCTCCTTCATTGAGGAGTCCTTTAGACTGAGTAAACCTTTCACTGAAAGCCTTCTTGAACGAGGGGTACTGGTGGTGCCTTTTGCTACCGATGGGGGCATACCCAGCTTTGATTTTGAAGAGAGTGAGGAGGAGACTGCTGTGcttgagaaaaagaaaaggctTTGGCAGCTGCGCCCTGTATACACCTCTGAATGGGCCAA CAGGTGGTTAGACGAACAAAAGGGAATGGCTAATGTCTCACCCGAGGCTCCAGT GTATCTCTCGCTACGTATGGATGGTCGTGTTCGTGGAAGTGGAGTTGGCTACCCTCCTTGGAATGCCTTCTCTGTGCAATTACCACCAGTAAAAGGCCTCTGGTCAGGTATTcttgatggcatggatggaagAGTCCTCTAG
- the LOC131240644 gene encoding protein LOW PSII ACCUMULATION 1, chloroplastic isoform X2: protein MACAVVHLSSLLQNPNFHPKTHLPIFPKSLGCQKRRIPSIHGTHLIHFKTLARNPSFNISCSAANKPSPSTEFSFHHLLFSSAAKIRSEVLSPFRSVRMFFYLAFIASGALGGLIATTRLVAALANSSRADLAPEILMGLGIDIGAVLFFAFLYSRERNAKNAQLARLSREEGLSNLKLRLDEKKVISVSALRGLARLVILSGPASFIEESFRLSKPFTESLLERGVLVVPFATDGGIPSFDFEESEEETAVLEKKKRLWQLRPVYTSEWAKWLDEQKGMANVSPEAPVYLSLRMDGRVRGSGVGYPPWNAFSVQLPPVKGLWSGILDGMDGRVL, encoded by the exons ATGGCTTGTGCTGTAGTGCACCTTTCCTCCCTCCTgcaaaaccctaatttccatcCCAAAACCCACCTCCCTATCTTTCCCAAATCTCTCGGCTGCCAAAAGAGAAGAATTCCttccatccatgggacccacctcatccACTTCAAAACTCTAGCCAGAAACCCTTCCTTCAACATCAGCTGCTCTGCTGCGAATAAGCCCTCCCCGTCCACTGAATTCAG CTTCCATCATCTGCTCTTCAGTTCTGCAGCCAAGATACGAAGTGAAGTTCTTTCTCCCTTCCGCTCTGTTAGAATGTTCTTTTATCTGGCTTTCATTGCAAGTGGTGCCTTGGGAGGACTAATTGCCACCACACGGTTGGTTGCTGCTCTTGCAAATTCATCAAGAGCAGATTTGGCCCCTGAGATCCTGATGGGTCTTGGCATAGACATAGGAGCAGTCTTGTTTTTTGCATTTCTTTATTCGAGGGAGCGCAATGCTAAGAATGCACAACTAGCTAGGCTCTCAAGGGAGGAAGGCCTCTCAAATCTGAAACTACGTCTGGATGAAAAGAAGGTCATTTCTGTCAGTGCTCTGAGAGGACTTGCACGCCTTGTCATCCTTTCTGGCCCCGCCTCCTTCATTGAGGAGTCCTTTAGACTGAGTAAACCTTTCACTGAAAGCCTTCTTGAACGAGGGGTACTGGTGGTGCCTTTTGCTACCGATGGGGGCATACCCAGCTTTGATTTTGAAGAGAGTGAGGAGGAGACTGCTGTGcttgagaaaaagaaaaggctTTGGCAGCTGCGCCCTGTATACACCTCTGAATGGGCCAA GTGGTTAGACGAACAAAAGGGAATGGCTAATGTCTCACCCGAGGCTCCAGT GTATCTCTCGCTACGTATGGATGGTCGTGTTCGTGGAAGTGGAGTTGGCTACCCTCCTTGGAATGCCTTCTCTGTGCAATTACCACCAGTAAAAGGCCTCTGGTCAGGTATTcttgatggcatggatggaagAGTCCTCTAG
- the LOC131240646 gene encoding monothiol glutaredoxin-S10 has translation MSGSTAWVFCAVVLKQSGPEAIGRQRKARAAAMAESSCLIGASSALKTTFRKGKSHHLLSPSSPSHLVCGSSFSLLSQRRKSSSSRSHGRDGAVVAVRSMASSFGSRLEETVKRTVSENPVVIYSKTWCSYSLEVKSLFKRLGVEPLVIELDEMGPQGPQVQKLLERLTGQHTVPNVFIGGKHIGGCTDTVKLHRRGELTSLLAEAGSSNTQSLQP, from the exons ATGTCGGGCTCCACAGCTTGGGTGTTTTGCGCAGTCGTTTTAAAGCAGTCAGGTCCAGAAGCGATAGGGAGACAGAGAAAGGCCCGAGCAGCAGCAATGGCGGAAAGCTCCTGTCTTATTGGAGCGAGCTCTGCTCTCAAGACGACCTTTCGAAAAGGCAAAAGCCATCACCTCCTTTCACCTTCTTCTCCATCCCACCTCGTCTGCGGTTcgtctttctctctcctctctcagaGGAggaaaagcagcagcagcagaagtcATGGAAGAGACGGAGCTGTCGTCGCCGTTCGATCGATGGCCTCTTCGTTCGGATCTCGATTGGAAGAGACCGTGAAGAGGACCGTCTCGGAAAACCCCGTCGTCATCTACTCCAAGACCTGGTGCTC GTATTCATTGGAGGTGAAGTCGCTGTTCAAGCGGCTCGGTGTGGAGCCACTCGTTATTGAATTGGATGAAATGG GTCCTCAAGGCCCACAAGTACAAAAGCTGTTGGAAAGGCTCACCGGACAACATACGGTCCCAAATGTTTTTATTG GTGGCAAGCACATAGGCGGTTGTACAG ATACTGTGAAGTTGCATCGGAGAGGAGAACTCACATCCTTGCTAGCAGAAGCAGGTAGCAGTAACACCCAGAGCTTGCAGCCTTGA